cagacactgctgcatcctggtaacTTTGCTGTGGGTCACATGGTCTAACTACGGCtggagtttgaactacaacacaacAAGTGactaggtaccaggaagcagcatctGTAGTGTTGTCTGCCTATTTCAAACTGAAGtgaaaaaacacaagcaaataaacaAAAGTTTTTCAGCAGAAGAAAAGGAGGCTAGTGATGGTATTGCGAGTGCTAATAAGAGGAATGGGCAGGGATTTCAAACCCTTGATTAACACCCTTTGACAATAAGAGTACAGGTCAATCAAACTGTGCCCTGGAGAAACAAATCCCCAACCCTGACCGATTCTCATTTGTAGACGGACTGTCCCTCACAGCATCACCGACACCTGCTATAGAAACGCTGCGGCAGTTTGCACGTCTTGCAGGGCTCTCTCACAAACTGTGAGCTGGCTTCTATATCCAGGACTGCACAAATTACTGATGTCTCAGGAGGGGAAAAAAATCTCAAAATGGGCCATTCAGCAACCCAGAAACAGTGCGAtacaacttccctgaaggaactAGAGGCTGGTGACCACTGAGAAATAGTCAGCTTTCCCTCAGGAACGGTTCAAACACCTGGGCCTCACATGtgattgacagtgttatggcctCATTTGTTTCTGTGTCTCTGTCGGTGCTGCAGTGCGCATGTCCAGTAGGGGGCAGTGTGAGCTCAGCTCAGTGCTAGCATTGCAGTCAGGGGTGCAGTAGAGTACTCTTGTCCTGAGTACAAGCTGGTTGCTGTAGGTCAATCAATAGAGCAATTGAAGTAAGAAGAGTTGCAGTGGGTGTGTATGTACTGTAGGGGGCGGTATTTCAGCGCTTGTCTCTCAGTCCGCAGCTGTGTTGGAGCGAGTGCAGCAGCCTGGATTCCGAAGCAAGGCCATCACCCCCCTGCCCCCCCGGCTGCTCCCCCACTTCCGCCTTTGCTGGGAGTGTTGGGAGTGCTGGGAGTGTTGGGAGTGCTGGGAGCACTGGGAGGCCTGTGTGTTTTGCCGGGACAGTCTGCTGGTTCGCCCGGCTGCCTCCTGGATTTGCAGCTCCAGGTGCTTCTGGATGGCAAGTCCCAGGACCTCGGGGTCCACGGAGGCCCCATATACCTCCCAGGTCATCCCCTCGGCATCCCAGGCCACCTCCTTCACCGGGGAGCGCTGCCCCGAGTCCTGCCCTGAGCACTGATCCTGCCTATTTCCCTGCATCCCtggtccctcccctcccctccttccCTCCTTCTCTATGCCCTTTGCTctactccctctctcctcctctccctttcTTCCACCCTCCTTTACTGCTCCctgtcctcccctccctccctctctctttgacccctgcccctctctctgtccctcagtCACCGGGGATCTTCCCTTCTCTGAGCCCTGCTGCTGGTTGAGGCTGACCTGGGGGTACACATGATCCCTGTGAGAGGCATGAGAGAGGTAAGTAAAGTCTGATTCCCCAGTCTGCACCCCGGTGTCCCGTTGCCACGGAGACGGCAGGTCCCCTGCTGAGGTCATGGTCCCCACGTCCTTGGTGCTCCGGCCCCCAGCCCTGTAGTGGCACCCCCCCTCTTGTAGGGGGCAGGAGTAGtggtaggaggaggaggagggggcaggGAAGGGGCAGGGCAGGGGGTAGGGGACGGGAGTCCCCTGACCAGAGGCTCCAAGGTCCGGGCAGCACTGCCGCAGCCAATGGGAGTCAAGGCCAGTCTCGCTGATAGATGAGATAAGTCGGGGGAAGGACAGGGAGCTGGGGGACGGGTGGGGGGGGCAGCACCCCCTGTCCAAGCCGGGCACATACGGGAgcagctgggctgggctgggcagaGGCAGGGGGTGGCAGTAGGCAGCAAAGGGGTCCTGGAACCTGTGACCGAGGAAGGAGTCCCTGCAACGAGTGTGGCAGTGAGACTGGACACCCCTGTCCCCTTGTCCCAGGCCCTCACTGTCTTCGCTGCCCTCCACACAGATCACCGGGCTCTGTGAGGGGGTGGTGATGTCAGGGCCCCCCCTGCAGGTGGGGTCAGCACTGCTCTGCCGCTGAAGCAGGCCGGCATCCTTGCACAGCACATTGGAGCAGCCTTGGCCTTTCTGAAGGCAGGGCCCCAGGCCCAGGCAGGCGTGGCTGGGCTGGATGCTGCTCTCCAGCTCCCTCTGCTCTTGAAGCAGCGCTGCTGCTGTTGGCTCTCTGCTGCCCTCTAGCACTCTTTGCTGGTGGCACACCGCGCAGGTCAGGCTCTTGTGCAGGGCGGCCCTGGTTCCCAGGAGCTGCTCTGAGCTCTCAGGGCCCTGCAGCACAGCCGAGGAGCTCTTGGACAGAGGGAAGAAGCCGCAGACACAGCCGGAGACAGAGCCAGCATCGGGCCAGACCTCCATCAGGGAGTTATCAGAGAGGCGACGCCCCCGCCCTGCCATCGAGACTGcagctggagagaggagagagggggtgaaagggagagagggggagagaggagagagggggagaggggagggggaaaagagaggagggaggagagtgaGAGGGGCGAGAGAAAGCATTGTCAGGCAGGCATTCAAAgacttctgtatatttttttactttcacAGTTGCATCTTCTAAACAGTTTCCACAGCATCTACAGGTGACGTTCCACAGTACTTATCGAGGGAGCGCTGTATACAGGACTGATCCTCGCTGTGCATGGCTACAGACAGAAACTAGCAAAGAGCAGCCGAGACGGCAATTAGGTCATTGAATAAACCTTCTGATCCGATCTCTCACCATCTAATAAAACAAGCCTTCGCTTTTCCCTCAATCTGAGAGTCAGTTTGGCCTTTTTAAGGTGCAGCAATCAGTCTTTGTGACATTCCCTATGACAGATCCCTTCCAAACgtttctcacagtaaaagcacagcaagagaggcatggtaaagcatgttaaaaacaccATGGCAAACCACTGGAAATGCACACTAAAACCACGGGAGAAACCTCCAAAATGACTGCCCGGAGTTACAGTGGTGAATCTTTCAAAGGAGTACAGTATCACTGTGACGTGGAGAGCACAGAGAGCTTTTATTTAAAGCTGCTGTTGGTTCCCTGAGTCTCCTCAGGCACATTTGCTCCCCACACATGTATAAATCATGTGATTGTCACGCAGCTGTCACAGTGTTTGCAGGTTAATGATTTGCCAGCGTGTTTCTCAAGGCCAGAGCAGCACTGCAAACAGCAACCTGCGGCTGCCAGAGCTTGCTAACCCCCAAGTGCATCACACAGTTTACAGGCTGCTTCTCCATTCACTGTGtgtcaccatgcttcaccatgtgcATCACACAGTTTACAGGCGGCTTCTCCATTCACTGTGtgtcaccatgcttcaccatgtgcATCACACAGTTTACAGGCTGCTTCTCCATTCACTGTGtgtcaccatgcttcaccatgtgcATCACACAGTTTACAGGCGGCTTCTCCATTCACTGTGtgtcaccatgcttcaccatgtgcATCACACAGTTTACAGGCTGCTTCTCCATTCACTGTGtgtcaccatgcttcaccatgtgcATCACACAGTTTACAGGCTGCTTCTCCATTCACTGTGtgtcaccatgcttcaccatgtgcATCACACAGTTTACAGGCTGCTTCTCCATTCACTGTGtgtcaccatgcttcaccatgtgcATCACACAGTTTACAGGCTGCTTCTCCATTCACTGTGt
The sequence above is a segment of the Acipenser ruthenus chromosome 7, fAciRut3.2 maternal haplotype, whole genome shotgun sequence genome. Coding sequences within it:
- the LOC131737436 gene encoding uncharacterized protein LOC131737436, with amino-acid sequence MAGRGRRLSDNSLMEVWPDAGSVSGCVCGFFPLSKSSSAVLQGPESSEQLLGTRAALHKSLTCAVCHQQRVLEGSREPTAAALLQEQRELESSIQPSHACLGLGPCLQKGQGCSNVLCKDAGLLQRQSSADPTCRGGPDITTPSQSPVICVEGSEDSEGLGQGDRGVQSHCHTRCRDSFLGHRFQDPFAAYCHPLPLPSPAQLLPYVPGLDRGCCPPHPSPSSLSFPRLISSISETGLDSHWLRQCCPDLGASGQGTPVPYPLPCPFPAPSSSSYHYSCPLQEGGCHYRAGGRSTKDVGTMTSAGDLPSPWQRDTGVQTGESDFTYLSHASHRDHVYPQVSLNQQQGSEKGRSPVTEGQREGQGSKREGGRGGQGAVKEGGRKGEEERGSRAKGIEKEGRRGGEGPGMQGNRQDQCSGQDSGQRSPVKEVAWDAEGMTWEVYGASVDPEVLGLAIQKHLELQIQEAAGRTSRLSRQNTQASQCSQHSQHSQHSQHSQQRRKWGSSRGGRGVMALLRNPGCCTRSNTAAD